In Bacillus spongiae, the DNA window CATCAATCCACTTTTACCATCAATATCATGTCATTTGGTTTTAAACATGGTATCCCAATCGATGCAGATTTAGTGTTTGATGTTCGTTTTTTACCTAACCCATTCTATATAGAAACGATGCGACCAAAAACCGGATTAGATGAAGAAGTGTCGAGCTATGTACTTAAATGGAATGAAACGAATAAATTTATTGAAAAAACAACGGATTTACTTTCGTTTATGTTACCACATTATAAGCGGGAGGGGAAAAGCCAGTTAGTCGTGGCGATAGGCTGTACCGGTGGTCAGCATCGATCTGTGGCATTAGCGGAGTATTTCTCGAATTATTTTGTCAAAGATTACCCGACTAAAGTATTTCATCGAGATGTTAAAAAGAGAAAGGAAAAGAATGCATGATAGTGCCTGACCAACGGAAAGTTGTCATCCTAGGAGGGGGGACGGGGCTCCCTGTATTACTAAGAGGGCTTAAAAAGTATCCAGTAGATATAACTGCCATCGTTACAGTGGCTGATGATGGGGGAAGTTCTGGTCGGCTTCGGGATGAACTTGATATCCCACCACCAGGAGATGTCCGTAATGTTTTAGCAGCGCTGTCTGAAGTTGAGCCTTTAATCGAACAGCTGTTTCAGCATCGATTTAACACATCCAATGAGTTGATGGGACACTCACTAGGAAATTTAATGATTGCGGCATTGACCTCTATTTCCGGTGACTTTGTACATGCAATTCAAGAGATGAGTCGAGTTTTAAATGTTAGAGGAAAGGTTCTTCCTGCAGCTAACCAAAGTGTGGTGCTTCACGCTGAAATGGAGGATGGTACTATTGTATCTGGAGAATCAAAGATTCCATATTCCGGGAAGAAAATTAAAAAGGTCTTTCTAACTCCAAACAGTCTAGACCCTCTTCCAGAAACAATTACAGCAATTAAAGAAGCTGATTTAATCATAATAGGTCCAGGGAGCTTGTATACAAGCCTATTACCTAATCTCCTCGTACCACAGATTGGCGAGGAAGTAAGCAAAGCAAGTGCAAAGAAGCTTTATATATGTAACATTATGACACAAGCTGGAGAAACGCTTGATTTTACAGCGAGTGATCATGTAAAAGCGATTTATGACCACATGAAGTCTAGCTTTCTTGATATAATATTAGTAAACAATGAAGAAGTCCCTCAGGCTGTTCAGGAAAAATATAAAGAAGAGTTAGCTAAGCCAGTTGTGTTTGATATTGAACAATTAGTAGAGCTCGGTCTTGACGTGTTAAGTGAAAGCATCCTTTCATTTGAAGGAGAACATACCATTCGTCATAATACAGACGAAGTGGCAAAAATAATTTATTCATTATTAGAAGACGAGAAGCATAATTAATAATAATTCTTTGTTAGAATGACGTTATGCAACCGTTTGTCCAGGGGGTGTAGGGTATGTCGTTTGCATCCGAAACGAAAAAAGAACTAACGAATTTAGAAGTGAAAGATTGCTGTGCAAAAGCGGAATTGTCCGCGCTCATTCGAATGAATGGCTCCCTATCCTTCTCCAATCGTACATTAATTGTAAATATTCAAACAGAGAATGCGGCGATTGCTAGAAGAATATATACGTTAATTAAGAAGATATATGATCTTCCAGTTGAGCTACTCGTTCGAAAAAAAATGAGGCTAAAAAAGAATAATGTATACATCGTTCGGTTAAACGAAGGAGCAAAACAAATTTTAGAAGATTTAATGATTTTGAAAGAAGGATTTTCCTTTGTTTATAATATCTCGAATGAACTTGTTAAGAAGAAATGTTGTAAACGTAGCTACTTAAGAGGGGCATTTCTTGCTGGGGGTTCTGTTAATAATCCGGAAACTTCTTCATATCATTTAGAGATTTTTTCTCTTTATGAAGAACATAACCAAGCACTTTCAAGCTTAATGAATGATTTCGGTCTGAATAGTAAAACATTAGAGCGGAAGAAAGGGTTCATTACCTATTTAAAAGAGGCAGAAAAGATTACCGAATTATTAAATATCATTGGGGCACATAATGCACTTATGCGATTTGAAGACGTTAGAATTGTACGTGATATGAGAAATTCCGTTAACCGCCTTGTTAATTGTGAAACAGCCAACTTAAATAAAACAATTGGAGCTGCATTGCGGCAAGTTGAAAATATACGCTATATTGAAGAAACAGTTGGTCTTAACGTTTTACAAGATAAGCTTAGGGAAATCGCCGAACTTCGTGTAGCGTACCAAGACGTAACATTAAAAGAGCTAGGTGAAATGGTATCAGGTGGAGCGGTAAGTAAATCAGGTGTGAATCATCGTTTACGTAAAATTGATCAAATTGCTGAAAAATTGCGTGCTGGTGAATCAGTGTCACTAAAAAATGAAATGAAAAAGGGGAGAAGGGTACATGGTTGAAAAAAAAGTAGAAGTAAAGCTTAAAACAGGTTTACAAGCAAGACCTGCTGCACTATTTGTTCAGGAAGCAAATCGTTTTTCTTCAGAAGTCTTTCTTGAGAAAAATGGGAAGAAAGTGAATGCGAAAAGTATTATGGGCTTGATGAGCTTAGCGGTTAACTCAGGTGCTATTGTAACCCTTATTGCTGAAGGTAATGATGAAAATGAAGTAATTGAAGCATTGGTTGAATTTGTATCAAATGAAGGTTAATATCTTAGAGAAAAACTCACATACCTGCTAAGTATGTGAGTTTTTCTTAGTAATCAACCTAAAAAAAGAGTACCCACTTAGTGAAAGTGAATACTCCGTTTAATGGATCCATTTATTTCTGTTCTTCGTGTCTAGTCATGATTTTGTCAATTAAACCATATTCTAGTGCGCGCTCAGCTGTCATGAAATTATCACGGTCTGTATCTCGGCTAATTACCTCAATATCTTGACCAGTACGTTCTGCTAAAATAGAATTTAGTTTTTCACGTAGGAAAAGAATGCGTTTTGCAGCAATTTCAATTTCAGTCGCTTGACCTTGAGCACCACCTAATGGTTGGTGAATCATGACTTCACTGTTTGGAAGTGCGTAGCGATGTCCTTTTTCACCCGCAGCAAGTAAAAATGCGCCCATAGAAGCAGCCATCCCAATGCAGATGGTTTGTACTTTTGGCTTAATAAATTGCATAGTGTCATAAATCGCCATACCTGCTGTAATGCTTCCACCAGGAGAGTTGATGTAAATGGAAATGTCTTTTTCTGGATTTTCAGCTTCAAGGAACAATAGCTGAGAGACGATGGAGTTGGCAACATTGTCATCAATGGCACTACCCAACATAATAATACGGTCTTTTAATAAGCGTGAATAAATATCATAAGCACGCTCACCACGGTTTGTTTGTTCAATAACTGTAGGAATTAAGTTCATTCTTACTTCCTCCTTTTAATGTATTACAGGATTTCCTGTATAATTTTGTTTATGTAATGTAATCATACACCGATGGTCAATAAAGGTCAAACGTAATGTACTGAGTTATGTAAATCTATCCAAACGAGATACACGTTACCTTTTCCATCTTACCCACTTCACCTTCTTTTAAAACAAATAAAAGCTATTGCGTAATTACGATCTGTCATTTATAATATATTGTCGTACCATATTATTATATGCCCTCGTAGTGTAATGGATAACACGTAAGATTCCGGTTCTTGAAATAGGGGTTCGATTCCCTTCGAGGGCGTACTCAAAAAACGTTATATTAAAAGCTCATACGCTATTGTTGCGTATGAGCTTTTTTGTTTTTTTAGGTGAACAACTTGAAGAAATTTAACGAATGATAAAATTAACGAATGATACTATGAATCGTTATATCGATATGAATGACAGCAGACTACTGAAGGTGGCGAATGTACTGGACGGGAAGGTTTTGTTTCAACCGCAGTCGTTAACGGAGTTTTATTTGTTCGTGGAATGAAGAATAGCCGAAAAATGTCGCCAATAGTAGCGGAATAAAGGTGCGAATAGGGCGAATGAACTTTGTTGTTTTCGTAGGTATAAATTTTTAAAGAATAACACGAAATGTACCACGTAACTAAGTACCTGTTTTACGAAATAAACGGTATAGGTGACAGTAGTATGAAGCGAAGAAATGAAATTAAGAATGTTAAGGCAAAACGAACTCTACAAGAATTAATTCCGGAAGAACCTAACAACACTTCCAACTTTGATGAAGTGGTAGAAGGATTTTTTAGGCATTGCCGTATACGTGGTTTATCGACTTACACTGTTAAGTATTACGATAAGGATTAAAAACAAATTAAAAAGATTTTCCTGGAGTTAGATATATCTCTTAAAGATATGAGGCATATTAAAACGCCACATATTGAGCAATTAATTGAACACCAGCAAAGGAACGGCTGAGCCCGACGTGTATTGCTTGTTTCGACGCACTCCGTTCCTTATCGAAGTACAAAAAGCATCTACTCGGAAAAGCAGATGCGGGAAAAGATGGATCGTTATATCGATTTATATAGCCGTGGTGTTCTTGGCGTATCGGTGCCACACGTGCTGATAATCGCTGAGAAACGGTATGGATTAGACGGTGAATATCCGTTTCGATTGTTTTAAGCGCAGTCGAGTAGTGGTGGAATTAAAGTGAGAATAGGGTGAGGGGCGCGTCGAGTTGACACACCTACTGTTCGTTTAGGTACACAGTCCAGGCGGAGAGCTATTTCCGCATTTGTTGCCGTCGAATGTATTAGCAGTATCAGCAGGTGGAATGGCTTCGATGTCAAATTCGAAGTTATTTTTCGCTTCGTTGAAACGAATGGTGTTGTCAGCTGCGCTATCTTCAATTAAAATACCTGCGTCAGTGACATCAGTACCGTTGTTTCGAGCGATGTTAGAGTCGATGGCGTTTACAAAAGCCCCATCTTCAATTTCAATTCCACTTCCACTGTTATTGCAAGTTAAATTCTTAATAATGTTATTATTACCATCACCAGCCCCAACTAGAATTCCTCGTGCATTATTTTTATTTGATATGTTTCCGATAATTGTATTAAATGAATCATTAATTAATAAACCATCATCTATGTTTTCCTTAGCTGTACTTAATAGAAGCTTATTATTCACATTAGAAAATGAATAACCAGTACCGTCATTTACATTACTTTCACATTTTAATATACAATTGTTTTGCCCAGGAGAGATATTAAATCCATCATCTCTATTCATCAAGATAGAACACTCAATAATTAAATTGTTGTCTCCAATTAACTGTATACCACTACCTATATTAAGTTTTGACTCAATATTCTTTAAAACATTGAAATTAGTATTGATTCGAACTCCCTCATCTGGAAACCCTTGGATAGTGAAATCTTGTAATGTAATTCTGTCAGAAATTACAACCACACCGTCATCACTTCCCTGCGCTGGAGCACCTTCAATAATCGTCCGACCAATGCCACAACCGAAAATTTTTAAATTGTCGACATCTACTTCAAACCCGTCAAACTTCCCAGCTAAAATCTTTATACTATCCCCCGAACTTGAAGCATCAATTGCAGCCTGCACCGTTAGAAAATCCGTTGGTACAAGTCGTAATACCATATCGTATACCTCCCTTCACAATTAGCGTTACTAGAGTATATGAAAAGAGCGCTAAAACGGCTTGTACTATGCGGATAAATGTACGTTTAACTATTGATGTTGATTCGTTTCTTGTAGGCTAGTATGGCAGCAATTATTGGATCGGAGAGTTTATAGGTGACAGGTGAAGTGACAAATTAGTGGATTTGCGGTGAAGTAGTTGAAAAAGACGATTCCATCAGTCGTTTTCGCTTTCTTCAACCTGCATTTTACCCTAATATGTTGTTATACGTAATGATGGGGAAAAATTTAGATACGTAGTGAAGTGAAGTTTACATAGCGGTTCTAACAAAGTTATCGAAATGGAATACTTCCTCCTCTTAGTCACTACGATAGTTAATTTGACATTAATTTCCAATTTTCTGCCGATAGAGTCCAAGCTAAACTAGTTTATCTATCATATACTCTAGTATAGCTATAGCTGAGAAAGAAGGTGACGACTATGAAAACACTTACCTTGATGGCAACATGCTGTATGTTGATGATGATGGTGATGTTAATTCAAGCTGGTGGTACTGGAGTTTCGACACTAAATCAATCTTTTATAATACCAGAGAGTGAGCCTAATACCTTGCAGTTATTTCAACTAGCTTAGTGTCCTTGTACTAAATATTCGAATTCCTTAACGGAAGGTTAGCGAAATAACTAACGGTTAAATATAAGACAAAAAGGAAGGCGATAAAATGAAAACGCATGGCACCACTGACGAGCACCGTTACTTTAACGGTGTTTTTTCTATTGTAGATGAAATGTTGGCGATACCCCGGTGTCAATGTAATAGCCATTTCAGCCCGTCTTATCGCCAAACATTAGTGGGTTAAGTCCGATGCCGTCGCCCCCGAATCAGTTACAAATCGAATATTCATACGAAATCACCTTCTCATAGCCACTACAGAAGTAATTCCACATACATTTCAAATTTATTTCGAATGAGCGAGGAGGAAATTAACAGGAATTACAATTCGACGAAGTCTTCGTTATAAAAAGTATTACCTACAGAACAATTATCTCTATCGCGGAAGTAAAGGTTTATAATCAACTGCTTGTCCGGGTCGATTTCAAATAGTACTTCAAAGTGACGGGTAGCATCGGAATCAAACGTCGCACGAGTTTCTGGTTCGATGGTGATTTTTTCTTTTTTAATTAATCTCGGCTCCGTTGCATCTTCCCAATCGTAAGCAAATGCAGTTATTTTAATCGTTTGGTCGCTTCGGTTTAAAATTTCAGCATGGCTATTATCTGTACCTACTTCTCGATACAAAACGCCCGTTGTTCTTACTTTCTTCTTTTTATGACTCATTTAAACACCACCTTTCATATTTAGATATATTATCGTATGACAAATAAAGCGTTTACGTGTCCTTCACACTCTTAATTTATCGGAGGTTTTGCGAAATGACTAACGAGTTTTTCTAGTGTTACTCAATTAAAATGCAAGCGTATTTACAGTCGCAGGACAGCGTTACACATGCGCAGGGCTCAACGAAAAAACAATGCGAAAGTTTTGGCAATACAAACGCACCGACGAATTACATCGATTGTTAAGCGAGTGGCGTAATAACAAGCCTGTTTAGATGCTTACGTTAAATTCAATTCTTATAAGCGGAAGGAAGGAATTGTATATGAGCTAGAAATTAACGGACGATCAGCGAGAGTACATTCGTCAGAAAGAAACTGCGCTTAAAGGGAAGTATTCGCCAGTACCGCATTATATCTATCGGGATTTACTACCGGAGCTGAAGGAGAAGTACGACGGTCAAACGGCTCGTGATTGACTAACCTTGTACATGTACGTTCATGCCTATAGGAATGGCAAAGCGAGGGCGATGCGTACTTGGGCGTTTCCCACCTCGTTTTCTTTTATGTAAAAAATACAATGGTAAATGAAGAAAGGGGTAATACATATGAATGCGCTTAAAGACTTTTATAGGAAAAATTTTAACAGAATTTTTGATGTTTGGAGTATTTTAACGCTAGTGGCATATATATTTTATTTTTCCAGACTAGATTACGGAGATTACGCTCATTGGACGAATGTTGTTTCGGTATGCCTTGCAATTGGGTGGCTTATCATAGTAGGTATTGCATATTATTTGAGGTTTACAGATTATCGAATTATAAAGAAGAGAGTAAAGAAGAGAATAGAATCATAGATTTCAAGCATCCTTTAAAGGGTGCTTTTTCTTATTAAAAGTATCGTAACTTAAAAGCATTAACACCGTTATCACTACTCGCTAAAATAAAGATATAAAGACGTGTCCTATCTTAGTGTCATAAATATATGCGAGTACGTGATGAAATAAGGTTACGCTAGAGTATCAACGGTGGGTCAAGACTTGAACGGACAAATGGAAGCGTTAAGGAAAGAGGGTTGCGAAAAGAGTTACTCGGAAAAATTTCACCGGAACGAAAACCGATTGACCCGAATTCCAATCGCTACTATCTACGATAGAGGATGGCGACACCACGAAGTTGGAACATTTTGCTAGGTCGATGTCAGAAGCGTTGACAGTCGTTAAGGAACTATTCGATTGTGGCGTAAGGGTGCACGTATTGAATATGGGACTAATCGAAAACACACCAACAGGACGGTTATTAGTTACGGTCATGAGCGGGTTCGCTGAGTTTGGAGGAACCTTATAGTGTAGCGCACGCAGGAAGGGAAGACGATTGCAAAACAACGCGACGATTTTCGTGAAGGAAGGCCGAAAAAGTATTCGAAGAAACAGATAGAACATGTGTTAGGATTGCTTGATGCGTATTCGTATGAACAGGTGGAAGAAAATGAATAGAATCAGCAAATCGACGTTAATTCTAGCGAAACGAAGAAGTTGGCGGAGTAAATTTTGCGCCCCCTAAGCCACCCTGTCGCGCACTTTCATATAGAAGAGTTGATTGATGCTGTTATAGATGTAAATAGTTTTTATGTTAAACATTATCGACAACCTAGATGAACCGTCAAATGGCGGTCTTTTTTTAACTTTCGGCACACAGTCAACGAGCTCACAACGAATGGGGGCGTGGATAAAACACCGGGACCTTCGTCAGACGCATCTAAAATCCGAGCGTTAAATTTTCACTTTGACACCTGAGCCCATTGAATCGTTGCTTTATACACTAACGGTGCAGTAGGAAATTCGTCGGTGTGTTCAACTGCAACCGTACAACTATCGCGTGAACCTAAGGACTTGTATTTATCGCCTAGTTTTATAACGTCTGCAATTACTTTATATTCGCTAGGTACATAGAGAAATGAGACTTCTTCGTTCATGGTACGGCCTCCTTTTCGATATGATTTGATACATATCAATACATTCCTTCCTCTAATAATTGGTATTATATAAATAATGTAAAATGGTAGCAAAAAACTAAATAATACGAAGTCATTTCGCAAAAAAAAACGCATTAAGCTTTTTATTCCGAGGATGAACCTAGGTAGCGTTAACAAGTAGTGTAATGGATAACACGTAAGATTCCGGTTCTTGAAATAGGGGTTCGATTCCCTTCGAGGGCGTACTGAAAGTAAAAGATAATAGAGGCCCATGCGTTAATGTTGCGCATGGGCCTTTTTGTTTTTTGGTCACTAGGGGAGCATGATTCCAGTTCATGAGATGAGGGGACATCAATCATTGACTAACTGTTGCATGAAAGTATAAAAGAACTGAAACGTCGTTACTGTCCTTTCACTAAAAAGATTTGGAGAAGCTAACTTCTTAAACACTTTTTCATTCACTATTGTAAGGGTCTACTTCTTGAAATAGAAAAAGCCAAATTCCGTGATGGAACTCGGCTTACTGTGTTTCTGTAACGCCATTTAGACGTCGGATTTTAATAGTGAATATAAATATTGTGTGAATATATTTGACCGTAGGTCATAGCTTCTGTTTCAGGGACATTAGGTTCATACAAATAAAATTCAACTCTATACGTTCCAGATGAACCAAAGTACTTATTTATATCTAAAGACTTTGTTGGTGAGCGGAAAGAAAAGTATCCCCCACCTTCGAAAAATCTACTATGATAAACCCATTTACCCCCAGTGTATTTTTCAATCGTTATTTGGTACATAACAGTTCCTCCACATGTAGAAGAAGGCTTAGAAGCATATACATCGACTGTTTTAGCACCAGGCTGGTAGTAGTTAGTGTAATCAGTATTGACATATGCACTACAAACTCCAGTTGAGCCGTTCCCAGCATGGGCTTCGGTCATGGTTAGAGAAAATAGGCTAATTATTAATATCGGGATCGTAATGATAAATTTCTTCAATTGATTCATTTGTTATCACCTCATATCATACATATAATTATTATAGTAAAATTATAGCATTTTAGTTTAATTGTGTATATGAAAGGATAGGTTAGAGGCTATAACATGAAAAATACAAGACATGACTGATGAGCACATCCTCTTGTGGCAAAAACACCGAACGACGGATGACAGCTCTAGCCAATACATAAGAGGAAACAAGCAAAGGACGACATCGCGATAATGAAACATCTAACAACATTCACTACTACACTTCCACTAGTGTATATAGAGTACTTTCAACTGTATATCACGGGTAACGGCTGTTTTATATATATGATTAACGTTTGGACGTTGATAATTACTAGTATACAGCAAGTTAGACTAAATCAATTTGTAAAGTACCACCTAAAGATGTATTGGATTGGGTGTCATACTTGTTGAAGGAAATAAGTTAATGATAAATTAATGAAAGGCAAATAAGTTGAATGAAGGTTATGTTTTGTCTCTAATTCTAAAAGAGCGCTAACTATTTCGTTTGACGAATTCCTGTACGCTGAATAGTGTTAAAAAGGAGAGCATCTCAAAGGTTATGGCTGAAAAAAATAAACAAATCCATTTTTTTGACGGGAAAATTTGCAAATAGCTAGAAAAAAACGGTATTCTCATATAAGAAGGATAGTAGGAAAGAATCGCTATCAACTAAGTATCCCTTCTTCTATTAGAAGAAGGGATATAGTTAAGGGAGCAGGACGTATTGAAGGAAATTATTTTTTATACAAGAAAACAGTGTTCACTTTGTGAGGAAGCTAAGCAAACTTTATTGCTCGTTCAAGAAGATATTCCATTTTCTCTTGTAGAACGTGATATTAGTGAGAAGGATGAGTGGACAGAACAGTTTGGTTTAATGATTCCTGTTGTAGAAATTGAGGGAGAAATTGTACAATTTGGAGTTGTTGATTTTTATTCAATAAGTAAACGTTTACAACAAGAATTGTGAGTTGAATTAAGCATACAACCCTGTTACAATAGGTTTTGAAGGCAGGGATAAATTTTTTTATCGGTTGTGGGACATAATATGTCTTAGTGGGACGTATTTTGACCAAATTGTTTAAGGAGCTTTTATATGAAATCAATCATTGAAATACAAAAACAATTATTACCGGACCTGCTTGAGATTATGCAAAAAAGGTATCAGATTCTTCAATCTATCCGCTTTTTACAGCCCGTCGGAAGAAGAAGTCTAGCTGGAACGTTAGGTTTAACTGAGCGTGTTTTACGTAGTGAGGTTGATTTTCTTAAAAAACAAGACCTTATTGATATTAAAACCGCAGGGATGAGCGTAACAGCAGAAGGTCAGTCATTATTAATGCAACTTCAAGATATGATGCGTGAAATATCAGGTTTGAACATTATGGAGAAAGCGCTAGAAGAGCAGTTACGGCTTCAAAAAGTCGTTGTTGTACCTGGAGATAGTGATGAGTCCCCATGGATTAAAGAAGAATTAGGAAGAGCGACAGCATCTAGTATGAAAGAGCGCCTAATAGGAAATAATATCATCGCTGTAACCGGTGGCACCACGATGGCAGCCGTAGCAGAAATGCTTACGCCGAATTTCTCAGAAAAGGAAATTTTGTTCGTACCTGCACGAGGGGGTATTGGGGAAGATGTCAAAAATCAAGCCAATACAATTTGTGCTCAAATGGCTGAAATCACTGGTGCTAAGCATCGGGTACTGTACGTACCGGATCAGGTGAGTAAGGAAGTGTATCACTCCTTAATGAAAGAGCCAGATATTCGAGAAGTCATGACGCTCATTACGTCAGCTAATATTGTGCTTCATGGAATTGGTGATGCTATGACGATGGCTCGACGGCGAAAAACGAGTGAAGAAGATATCCGAAAGATTTCATCTAATGAGGCAGTTGGGGAAGCCTTTGGATATTATTTTAATGAACAAGGTGAGGTTGTGCATAAAGTTCCCACCATTGGCTTACAGCTTCATGACTTATCTGACATTCCAAACGTATTTGCAGTCGCAGGTGGGACCTCAAAGGCGAAAGGAATTCGTTCGTATTTAAAAAGTGCCCCTTCAAAAACCGTTTTAATTACGGATGAAGGTGCAGCAACAGAGCTTTTAAAAGGGTAAAAACCTTTTGAAATATATATACTAGCCTTATTTATTTAAAGGAGGAAGTTATTCATGGCAGTAAAAATTGGTATTAATGGTTTTGGACGTATAGGACGTATAGTATTTCGTGCAGCAATGGCTAACCCAAATGTAGAGGTTGTCGCTGTTAACGATTTAACGGATGCAAATATGCTAGCTCACCTTCTACAATATGATTCAGTTCACGGTACACTTGATTCAAAAGTAACAGTGGATGGCGACTATTTAGTAGTTGGCGATAGCCGTGTGAAGGTTCTTGCAGAGCGTGACCCAGCTCAACTTGGATGGGGAGATCTTGGTGTAGAAGTAGTTGTTGAATCAACTGGTCGCTTCACTAAACGTGCGGATGCTTCTAAACACTTAGAAGCAGGTGCGAAAAAGGTAGTTATCTCTGCTCCAGCTTCTGAAGAAGATATTACAATTGTAATGGGTGTTAACCATGAGAAATATGATGCAGCAAATCATCACGTAATTTCTAATGCATCTTGTACAA includes these proteins:
- a CDS encoding glutaredoxin family protein, with protein sequence MKEIIFYTRKQCSLCEEAKQTLLLVQEDIPFSLVERDISEKDEWTEQFGLMIPVVEIEGEIVQFGVVDFYSISKRLQQEL
- the whiA gene encoding DNA-binding protein WhiA — encoded protein: MSFASETKKELTNLEVKDCCAKAELSALIRMNGSLSFSNRTLIVNIQTENAAIARRIYTLIKKIYDLPVELLVRKKMRLKKNNVYIVRLNEGAKQILEDLMILKEGFSFVYNISNELVKKKCCKRSYLRGAFLAGGSVNNPETSSYHLEIFSLYEEHNQALSSLMNDFGLNSKTLERKKGFITYLKEAEKITELLNIIGAHNALMRFEDVRIVRDMRNSVNRLVNCETANLNKTIGAALRQVENIRYIEETVGLNVLQDKLREIAELRVAYQDVTLKELGEMVSGGAVSKSGVNHRLRKIDQIAEKLRAGESVSLKNEMKKGRRVHG
- a CDS encoding right-handed parallel beta-helix repeat-containing protein, with protein sequence MVLRLVPTDFLTVQAAIDASSSGDSIKILAGKFDGFEVDVDNLKIFGCGIGRTIIEGAPAQGSDDGVVVISDRITLQDFTIQGFPDEGVRINTNFNVLKNIESKLNIGSGIQLIGDNNLIIECSILMNRDDGFNISPGQNNCILKCESNVNDGTGYSFSNVNNKLLLSTAKENIDDGLLINDSFNTIIGNISNKNNARGILVGAGDGNNNIIKNLTCNNSGSGIEIEDGAFVNAIDSNIARNNGTDVTDAGILIEDSAADNTIRFNEAKNNFEFDIEAIPPADTANTFDGNKCGNSSPPGLCT
- a CDS encoding sugar-binding transcriptional regulator, which encodes MKSIIEIQKQLLPDLLEIMQKRYQILQSIRFLQPVGRRSLAGTLGLTERVLRSEVDFLKKQDLIDIKTAGMSVTAEGQSLLMQLQDMMREISGLNIMEKALEEQLRLQKVVVVPGDSDESPWIKEELGRATASSMKERLIGNNIIAVTGGTTMAAVAEMLTPNFSEKEILFVPARGGIGEDVKNQANTICAQMAEITGAKHRVLYVPDQVSKEVYHSLMKEPDIREVMTLITSANIVLHGIGDAMTMARRRKTSEEDIRKISSNEAVGEAFGYYFNEQGEVVHKVPTIGLQLHDLSDIPNVFAVAGGTSKAKGIRSYLKSAPSKTVLITDEGAATELLKG
- a CDS encoding YvcK family protein; this encodes MIVPDQRKVVILGGGTGLPVLLRGLKKYPVDITAIVTVADDGGSSGRLRDELDIPPPGDVRNVLAALSEVEPLIEQLFQHRFNTSNELMGHSLGNLMIAALTSISGDFVHAIQEMSRVLNVRGKVLPAANQSVVLHAEMEDGTIVSGESKIPYSGKKIKKVFLTPNSLDPLPETITAIKEADLIIIGPGSLYTSLLPNLLVPQIGEEVSKASAKKLYICNIMTQAGETLDFTASDHVKAIYDHMKSSFLDIILVNNEEVPQAVQEKYKEELAKPVVFDIEQLVELGLDVLSESILSFEGEHTIRHNTDEVAKIIYSLLEDEKHN
- a CDS encoding HPr family phosphocarrier protein, encoding MVEKKVEVKLKTGLQARPAALFVQEANRFSSEVFLEKNGKKVNAKSIMGLMSLAVNSGAIVTLIAEGNDENEVIEALVEFVSNEG
- the clpP gene encoding ATP-dependent Clp endopeptidase proteolytic subunit ClpP; its protein translation is MNLIPTVIEQTNRGERAYDIYSRLLKDRIIMLGSAIDDNVANSIVSQLLFLEAENPEKDISIYINSPGGSITAGMAIYDTMQFIKPKVQTICIGMAASMGAFLLAAGEKGHRYALPNSEVMIHQPLGGAQGQATEIEIAAKRILFLREKLNSILAERTGQDIEVISRDTDRDNFMTAERALEYGLIDKIMTRHEEQK